CCACATTGAGAAGTTCAGAGACATCTTTAATTTTTAGATCCATAGTTTATACATACCTTACTAAATAGTATTGAACAAATCCACTATCTCTTGAGGAGAAGAAAGCTGCAAGATCTTTTTTCTTCTATCTTCTTCTTTCAAGGCATAAGTCAAACGCGACAAAATTTGCAGATACTCTGTCTGCTTATCGTCTGGCCCACCTATCATAAAAATAACTCTTACAGGAGCCCCGTCAAGTGCGTCCCACTCCACGCCTTTTTTTAAAATGCCAACGGCAATAAAAAAATCATCATAAGCAGAAAGCTTTGCGTGTGGAATCGCAACACCTGCTCCTATACCTGTTGAAACTAATTTTTCCCTGTCAATAACAGCTTGCAAAAAAGCTTGTTTATCTTTGAGTTTATTATGTAAAGCAAGAGTTTCCACAAGAGTTGCAAGTGCTTGCTCTCTTGTCTCTACATCCAAAAAACTCACTAATTCAGGATCAAGATAATCAAAAATCATCATTTCACAAACTACAAAACACCTGTATGACCAAATCCTCTATTTCCTCTCAAAGTAGAAGAAATTTCTGAGGACCGCGTAAAAATGCCCTTAACAACCGGTGCAAGCACTAACTGCGCAATACGCATTCCAGGCTCCACTACAAAAGGATTCTTACCGTGATTGATTAATATTATTTTTATTTCACCACGATAATCTGAATCAATCGTTCCTGGCGCATTCAATACAGTAACCTGGAATTTTAATGCAAGACCACTTCTTGGTCTTACTTGAATTTCATACCCTTCCGGAATTGCCATAAAAAGACCTGTCGACACCAACTGAAAGCCACCTGGTAAAATTGTAATGGGCTCTAGAAGATAGGCTCTGACATCTGCACCTGCAGCTCCAGCAGAAGCATATTGAGGAAGAATTACATCCTCTTCAGCAATAACTTCTACGAACACTTCTGCAATGCCCTCAGTCCCAGCATCCAACTCTTTTTTTTCACATACACCATTTTCATTCATTGCGTCTAAACCTCAAAAGTTTGCTGTTCATAGGATCTGGCATTGCCTGTAAGATATCCCATAAATTGAGCGATTTTATCTTTTAACACATGTCTGTTCACAATACAATCAATCATTCCATGTTCAAGTAAAAATTCCGATTTTTGTGCTCCCGGAGGAAGTTTTTGCCTAATTGTCTGTTCAACAACTCGAGGCCCTGCAAAGCAAATAAGCGCGCCAGGCTCTGCGATAATTACATCTCCAAGTGATGCAAACGAAGCTGTTACCCCCCCCGTTGTTGGGTTAGTAAGAACGGAAATGAAACACAATCCACGCTCATGCATCTTTGCAAGAGCTGCAGATGTCTTTGCCATCTGCATCAAGGACAAAACAGATTCTTGCATACGAGCTCCTCCCGAAGAAGAAACAATGACTAGTGGAAGCTTATCTTTTATTGCATGCTCAATAAGAAGAGTAATGCGCTCACCCATCACAGAGCCCATTGAGCCTCCCATGAAACTAAAATCCATGACGCCAATAGCTGTCTTCTGACCCTTTATCAAGCAAGTACCAACAACTATGCTCTCATTATAATCTGATTTTTTCTTAGCATCTTCTAATCTCTTTTCATAAGACTCTGTGTCCACAAAATGTAGTGTATCTATAGAGACTAAATTACCAAACAATTCTTTGAACGTCCCCTCATCCGCAAGGCTTTTAATCCTTTCATTAGCAGAAAGACGATAGTGGCTATCACACTTTGGACAACAGTTTTCGTT
The nucleotide sequence above comes from Chlamydiales bacterium. Encoded proteins:
- a CDS encoding PTS sugar transporter subunit IIA — encoded protein: MMIFDYLDPELVSFLDVETREQALATLVETLALHNKLKDKQAFLQAVIDREKLVSTGIGAGVAIPHAKLSAYDDFFIAVGILKKGVEWDALDGAPVRVIFMIGGPDDKQTEYLQILSRLTYALKEEDRRKKILQLSSPQEIVDLFNTI
- the dut gene encoding dUTP diphosphatase — translated: MNENGVCEKKELDAGTEGIAEVFVEVIAEEDVILPQYASAGAAGADVRAYLLEPITILPGGFQLVSTGLFMAIPEGYEIQVRPRSGLALKFQVTVLNAPGTIDSDYRGEIKIILINHGKNPFVVEPGMRIAQLVLAPVVKGIFTRSSEISSTLRGNRGFGHTGVL
- the accD gene encoding acetyl-CoA carboxylase, carboxyltransferase subunit beta; this encodes MRFFSREKPKIKVETTKKDSFSGWLKCTHCSELIHANELEQNENCCPKCDSHYRLSANERIKSLADEGTFKELFGNLVSIDTLHFVDTESYEKRLEDAKKKSDYNESIVVGTCLIKGQKTAIGVMDFSFMGGSMGSVMGERITLLIEHAIKDKLPLVIVSSSGGARMQESVLSLMQMAKTSAALAKMHERGLCFISVLTNPTTGGVTASFASLGDVIIAEPGALICFAGPRVVEQTIRQKLPPGAQKSEFLLEHGMIDCIVNRHVLKDKIAQFMGYLTGNARSYEQQTFEV